One region of Polaribacter pectinis genomic DNA includes:
- a CDS encoding MOSC domain-containing protein — MKIVSTNIGERREIEWKGESVTTGIFKFSVIKPIFLDTEDVKGDEISDRENHGGILQAIYGYSLKHYDFFKPLHPNLDWQLGMFGENLTIDDLEETKIHQGDTFKVGEAILEATVQRNPCYKLGIRFNDMKILKQFWNTTMCGVYFKVIQTGFVKVGDEFQQIKSCPENPTIADLYVAQRAEKGV; from the coding sequence TTGAAAATAGTTTCAACAAATATTGGTGAACGCAGAGAAATTGAATGGAAAGGAGAATCTGTAACAACAGGAATTTTTAAATTCTCTGTTATAAAACCAATCTTTTTAGATACAGAAGATGTTAAAGGTGATGAGATTTCCGATAGAGAAAATCATGGAGGTATTTTACAAGCTATTTATGGATATTCTCTAAAACATTATGATTTTTTTAAACCACTTCATCCAAATTTAGATTGGCAATTAGGAATGTTTGGAGAAAACTTAACTATTGACGATTTAGAGGAAACCAAAATTCATCAAGGTGATACTTTTAAAGTTGGTGAAGCTATTTTAGAAGCAACTGTGCAAAGAAATCCTTGTTATAAATTAGGTATTCGTTTTAATGACATGAAAATTCTAAAACAGTTCTGGAATACAACAATGTGTGGCGTTTATTTTAAAGTGATACAAACTGGTTTTGTAAAAGTTGGAGATGAATTTCAACAAATAAAAAGTTGCCCAGAAAACCCAACAATTGCAGATTTGTATGTTGCTCAAAGAGCTGAAAAAGGAGTATAG
- a CDS encoding enoyl-CoA hydratase/isomerase family protein: MTTDRKNGSLYTNIQNKIATIEFGHPASNSFPGELLDRLTKELISVGNNGDVSVIILKSEGEKAFCAGASFDELVAISNLEDGKQFFSGFANVINAMRTCGKLIIGRIQGKTVGGGVGLASACDYVLATENAAIKLSEFTIGIGPFVIEPAVTRKIGVSGTAELTLDASNWKNAYWAKEKGLYAKVFESIKELDEEVEILSEKLASYNPTALAEMKKTLWKGTENWNNLLEERAAVSGELVLSDFTKKALEKFKK; the protein is encoded by the coding sequence ATGACTACAGATAGAAAAAACGGAAGTTTGTACACAAATATTCAGAATAAAATAGCAACCATAGAATTTGGGCATCCTGCAAGCAATTCTTTTCCAGGTGAATTGTTAGATCGATTAACCAAAGAGTTAATTTCTGTTGGAAATAATGGAGATGTTTCTGTAATTATTTTAAAATCTGAAGGAGAAAAAGCCTTTTGTGCAGGTGCTTCTTTTGATGAATTAGTGGCAATTTCTAATTTAGAAGATGGAAAACAATTTTTCTCTGGTTTTGCAAATGTGATAAACGCCATGAGAACTTGTGGCAAATTAATTATCGGAAGAATTCAAGGAAAAACAGTTGGTGGTGGCGTTGGTTTGGCTTCAGCTTGCGATTATGTGTTGGCAACAGAAAATGCAGCAATTAAATTATCTGAATTTACCATAGGAATTGGACCTTTTGTAATAGAACCAGCAGTTACAAGAAAAATTGGAGTTTCTGGAACTGCAGAATTGACTTTAGACGCAAGTAATTGGAAAAATGCCTATTGGGCAAAAGAAAAAGGTTTGTACGCAAAAGTTTTTGAGAGTATTAAAGAATTAGATGAAGAAGTCGAAATTTTATCAGAAAAATTAGCTTCATACAATCCTACAGCTTTAGCTGAAATGAAAAAAACATTGTGGAAAGGAACAGAAAATTGGAACAATTTATTAGAAGAAAGAGCTGCAGTTTCTGGTGAATTGGTGTTATCTGATTTTACAAAGAAAGCGTTAGAAAAATTTAAAAAGTAG